In Myxococcus stipitatus, the following are encoded in one genomic region:
- a CDS encoding class I SAM-dependent methyltransferase, whose translation MDFFGELYLRSTLPFLSEAVTAREAEYLARAFADTPDTGFIADLGCGHGRHASRLNVSGPLAHRIIGLEKDALSLSMRRRGFPVVRGDLRALPFGEGTLSGAYAWYSTLFAFSDEEHVTILRELARVMKRGGLLVFHTVPFERLAASPRAAFRRTLPDGGVLEEESQFDASTGRDEARRTLTLKDGRVLSASYAIRYYPLAELAGLLESTGFSITWVHGGLEGEPLTQLSADLIVGAVLRDG comes from the coding sequence GCTGTACCTGCGCAGCACGTTGCCGTTCCTCTCCGAAGCGGTCACCGCTCGAGAGGCGGAGTACCTCGCGCGTGCCTTCGCCGACACGCCGGACACGGGCTTCATCGCGGACCTTGGTTGCGGTCATGGACGGCATGCCTCACGGCTCAATGTGTCGGGACCGCTGGCGCACCGCATCATCGGCCTGGAGAAAGACGCGCTCTCGCTGTCGATGCGACGCCGTGGCTTTCCGGTGGTCCGAGGAGATCTCCGCGCGCTGCCCTTCGGGGAAGGGACACTGTCCGGGGCCTACGCATGGTACTCCACGCTGTTCGCCTTCTCGGACGAGGAGCACGTGACCATCCTCAGGGAGCTGGCGCGAGTGATGAAGCGGGGCGGCCTGCTGGTGTTTCACACCGTGCCGTTCGAGCGTCTCGCCGCGTCACCGCGAGCCGCGTTCCGGCGGACACTCCCCGACGGTGGTGTGCTGGAGGAGGAGAGCCAGTTCGATGCGTCCACGGGTCGCGACGAGGCGCGGCGGACGCTGACGCTGAAGGATGGTCGTGTTCTGTCTGCGTCCTACGCCATTCGTTACTATCCCCTTGCGGAACTCGCCGGGCTGTTGGAAAGCACCGGGTTTTCAATCACCTGGGTACACGGTGGGCTCGAGGGTGAGCCGCTGACGCAGTTGTCTGCCGACCTGATTGTTGGAGCGGTGCTTCGAGATGGCTGA
- a CDS encoding hydroxymethylglutaryl-CoA lyase: protein MAETPHSRARGTLLGQLPKQVEVYEVGPRDGLQNELRTLPTRDKARLIDALVAAGEKRIEVTSFVSPKWIPQLADAEELLKLVGRREGVVFSALVPNLKGLERAKDAGLEEAAVFISASEAHSKKNINKTIAEAMAGAREVTAAALLAGMRVRGYLSTVWGCPYEGHVPVERVVDICRYLVDAGIYQLSLGDTIGVGTPRQTEEILGALLEHIPVEKLALHLHDTRGTALANSLVGLSAGVTTFDASIGGLGGCPYAPGAAGNLATEDAVFMFHGMGVETGINLDRLVEAGEIAQELIGRKLAGKYLQAALGEREKKASRRAQT, encoded by the coding sequence ATGGCTGAGACCCCACATTCACGAGCGCGCGGTACCCTCCTCGGCCAGCTTCCGAAGCAGGTCGAGGTGTACGAGGTGGGTCCTCGCGATGGCTTGCAGAACGAGCTGCGCACGCTGCCCACGCGAGACAAGGCGCGGCTCATCGACGCGTTGGTGGCCGCCGGCGAGAAGCGCATCGAGGTCACCTCGTTCGTCTCCCCGAAGTGGATTCCACAGTTGGCGGACGCGGAGGAGCTGCTGAAGCTGGTGGGCCGCCGCGAGGGTGTCGTGTTCTCCGCGCTCGTGCCCAATCTCAAGGGACTCGAGCGGGCGAAGGACGCGGGCCTGGAAGAGGCCGCGGTGTTCATCTCCGCCTCCGAGGCTCACTCCAAGAAGAACATCAACAAGACCATCGCCGAAGCGATGGCGGGCGCACGCGAGGTGACCGCGGCCGCGCTCCTGGCTGGGATGCGCGTGCGGGGCTACCTGTCCACGGTCTGGGGCTGCCCCTACGAGGGCCACGTCCCCGTCGAGCGCGTGGTGGACATCTGCCGCTATCTGGTGGACGCGGGCATCTACCAGCTCAGCCTGGGCGATACGATCGGCGTGGGCACGCCTCGGCAGACGGAGGAGATCCTCGGCGCACTGCTCGAGCACATCCCCGTGGAGAAGCTCGCGCTGCATCTGCACGACACGCGTGGGACGGCGCTGGCCAATTCGCTCGTGGGTTTGTCCGCGGGCGTGACGACCTTCGACGCGAGCATCGGCGGGCTCGGTGGCTGCCCGTATGCTCCGGGCGCGGCGGGCAACCTGGCCACCGAGGATGCCGTCTTCATGTTCCACGGCATGGGTGTGGAGACCGGCATCAACCTGGACCGGCTGGTCGAGGCGGGCGAAATCGCCCAGGAGCTCATCGGCCGCAAGCTGGCGGGCAAGTACCTCCAGGCCGCGCTGGGTGAGCGGGAGAAGAAGGCCTCCCGTCGCGCTCAAACCTGA
- a CDS encoding methyl-accepting chemotaxis protein encodes MFAVLMGLQWLGGLITAWVLSPRTWEGTSSQVHPHIWAAGVLGFLVASLPVALSLVRPGSVATRYSIAVAQALTSALLIHLTDGRIETHFHVFGSLAFLAVYRDVRVLFIYAGVVVVDHVARGLFWPESIFGTSMVSMLRPLEHAGWVVFELIFLILTCRSGLRDLKELASRQARLELVQGEVHARVVEPLVDSTRSLTDAMRALSVSTEEQRRMLSRQAQALTETQVTATEIQRTSEVAARQAEVILESTTQAGDAGASAQAMIGKSMRGLEGIREQAALLSGQLEGLGERARQLTAVASTVKDLADQSNMVAINAAIEAARSGEKGRGFAVVATEMRRLARQSQEATKEVRVILDDTLKSINTVVDLSRKGSERMAQDLEAVRASGESLRGISSMMDNSTDSVRRISAAVGQQAAGVSQLFGAVNDLSTMMAETLARLDAATAATWALQSVTDRVQGVIQTYQPEKPHTL; translated from the coding sequence ATGTTCGCGGTCTTGATGGGACTCCAGTGGCTGGGTGGACTCATCACGGCGTGGGTGTTGTCGCCGCGGACCTGGGAAGGGACCTCCAGCCAGGTCCATCCGCACATCTGGGCGGCCGGGGTTCTGGGCTTCCTCGTGGCGAGCCTGCCGGTGGCGTTGAGCCTGGTCCGACCGGGCAGCGTCGCCACCCGCTACTCCATCGCGGTGGCGCAAGCGCTGACCTCCGCGCTGCTCATCCACCTCACGGATGGCCGCATCGAGACGCACTTCCACGTCTTCGGCTCCCTGGCGTTCCTGGCCGTCTACCGGGATGTCCGCGTGCTGTTCATCTACGCCGGCGTGGTGGTGGTGGACCACGTGGCGCGAGGCCTCTTCTGGCCCGAGTCCATCTTCGGCACGAGCATGGTGAGCATGCTGCGCCCCCTGGAGCATGCGGGGTGGGTGGTGTTCGAGCTCATCTTCCTCATCCTCACGTGCCGCAGTGGCCTGCGGGATTTGAAGGAGCTGGCGTCCCGCCAGGCGCGGTTGGAGCTGGTGCAGGGCGAGGTGCATGCGCGCGTGGTGGAGCCGCTCGTGGATTCGACCCGCAGCCTGACCGATGCGATGCGTGCGTTGAGTGTCTCGACCGAAGAGCAGCGGCGGATGTTGTCGCGTCAGGCCCAGGCCCTGACCGAGACGCAGGTGACGGCGACGGAAATCCAGCGCACGTCCGAGGTGGCCGCGCGGCAGGCGGAGGTCATCCTCGAGTCCACGACGCAGGCGGGCGACGCGGGGGCCTCCGCGCAGGCGATGATTGGCAAGAGCATGCGGGGGCTGGAGGGCATCCGCGAGCAGGCGGCCCTGTTGTCGGGCCAGCTCGAGGGACTGGGGGAGAGGGCGCGGCAGCTCACCGCCGTCGCGTCCACGGTGAAGGACCTGGCGGACCAGTCCAACATGGTGGCCATCAATGCCGCCATCGAGGCCGCGCGCTCCGGTGAGAAGGGACGAGGCTTCGCCGTGGTGGCGACGGAGATGCGCCGGCTCGCGCGTCAGTCGCAGGAGGCCACGAAGGAGGTGCGGGTCATCCTCGATGACACGCTCAAGTCCATCAACACGGTGGTCGACCTGAGCCGCAAGGGCTCCGAGCGGATGGCGCAGGACCTGGAGGCGGTGCGCGCGTCGGGCGAGAGCCTTCGGGGAATCTCGTCGATGATGGACAACAGCACCGACAGCGTGCGCCGCATCTCCGCGGCGGTGGGGCAGCAGGCCGCTGGAGTCTCGCAGCTCTTCGGGGCCGTGAATGACCTGTCCACGATGATGGCGGAGACCCTGGCGCGCTTGGATGCCGCCACCGCCGCCACCTGGGCGCTCCAGTCCGTGACGGACCGCGTGCAGGGCGTCATTCAGACCTATCAGCCCGAGAAGCCTCACACCCTCTGA
- a CDS encoding TIM44-like domain-containing protein, whose product MPSPRTVLRQLAPWASWLPMTLALAAVVLIPFDSLARTGGGEHYTRGSSDSRDSGGGDGLPLWILFELVRMVFRYPKVMIPLLVLGGVVYWLYRRNLHPDATTRKALDQYEAERRTQVTSSDVSGWVNALKLKDPAFELEAVLGKVRRLFLDTQRAWFQRDMTPVRPFLSDATWQRFGVQLRLMDAQGVRDAITDVEVLDLQLIGLEQSEWFDSIQVRVHARMRDTDVPAKFTDAQATDAARKAPMESFTEVWTFVRKPGAQTRIGADLFQGKCPNCGAPFQGGATNQCEFCNAVVNSGNYDWTLSEITQGVEHTRYHRPVDGLMQARQADPALNVEVLEDRASLLFWKWIDAQSRGDTTGLSKVATPEALGALGSELEGLKRQGRRRVFLECAVGSVDVRALELDPRGLDRAHVEIRWSARMGVGPIDQRPPELPTVPQRFVFTLVRKHGAQTNAANGMSTDRCPQCNAPLTNSAATSCEFCGTQLANGERDWVLASALPFEAWNARESSSFRPAPARATMARPTPSNEVQVHPAQQGSDVVMDIQERQRLLYMMAAVAAADGTVTSAERRMLKLCAERWNVEWAQVEMALNAGPQLFDRLMTRGSPEAEVFLRNIVEVALVDGRIDRKERRMLEAAAAHLGLQEQLAAMLDGR is encoded by the coding sequence ATGCCTTCGCCACGCACCGTGCTCCGACAGCTCGCCCCTTGGGCTTCCTGGCTGCCAATGACCCTGGCCCTGGCTGCCGTCGTCCTCATCCCCTTCGACTCGCTGGCGCGCACCGGTGGCGGCGAGCACTACACCCGGGGCTCCTCCGACAGCCGCGACAGTGGCGGTGGTGATGGCCTTCCCCTGTGGATCCTCTTCGAGCTGGTCCGCATGGTGTTCCGGTACCCGAAGGTGATGATTCCGCTGCTGGTGCTCGGCGGTGTCGTCTACTGGCTGTACCGGCGCAACCTCCACCCCGACGCCACCACGCGCAAGGCCCTGGACCAGTACGAAGCGGAGCGCCGCACCCAGGTCACCTCGAGCGACGTGTCCGGCTGGGTCAACGCCCTCAAGTTGAAGGACCCGGCCTTCGAGCTGGAGGCCGTGCTCGGCAAGGTGCGCCGGCTGTTCCTCGACACACAGCGCGCCTGGTTCCAGCGCGACATGACGCCGGTGCGCCCCTTCCTGTCGGACGCGACGTGGCAGCGCTTCGGCGTGCAGCTCCGGCTGATGGATGCGCAAGGGGTGCGCGACGCCATCACCGACGTGGAGGTGCTCGACCTGCAGCTCATCGGCCTGGAGCAGAGCGAGTGGTTCGACAGCATCCAGGTCCGAGTCCACGCGCGCATGCGAGACACGGACGTGCCCGCGAAGTTCACCGACGCGCAGGCCACCGACGCCGCGCGCAAGGCACCGATGGAGTCCTTCACGGAGGTGTGGACCTTCGTGCGAAAGCCCGGCGCGCAGACGCGCATCGGCGCGGACCTGTTCCAGGGCAAGTGCCCCAACTGCGGCGCCCCCTTCCAGGGTGGAGCGACCAACCAGTGCGAGTTCTGCAACGCGGTGGTCAACTCCGGCAACTACGACTGGACGCTCTCCGAAATCACCCAGGGCGTCGAGCACACGCGCTACCACCGGCCCGTGGATGGGCTGATGCAGGCGCGCCAGGCGGATCCGGCGCTCAACGTGGAGGTGCTCGAGGACCGTGCTTCGCTGCTGTTCTGGAAGTGGATTGATGCGCAGAGCCGAGGCGACACGACGGGCCTGTCCAAGGTGGCGACGCCCGAGGCGCTGGGAGCGCTGGGCTCTGAGCTGGAGGGACTGAAGCGCCAGGGCCGCCGCCGCGTGTTCCTGGAGTGCGCCGTGGGCTCCGTGGACGTGCGCGCGCTGGAGCTGGACCCGCGTGGCCTGGACCGGGCCCACGTGGAGATTCGTTGGAGTGCGCGGATGGGCGTGGGTCCCATCGACCAGCGTCCACCGGAGCTTCCCACCGTGCCCCAACGCTTCGTCTTCACCCTGGTGCGCAAGCACGGGGCGCAGACGAACGCCGCCAACGGCATGTCCACGGACCGCTGCCCGCAGTGCAATGCGCCGCTCACCAACAGCGCCGCCACCTCGTGCGAGTTCTGCGGCACGCAGCTCGCGAACGGTGAGCGGGACTGGGTGCTCGCGTCGGCGCTCCCCTTCGAGGCGTGGAATGCCCGCGAGTCCTCGAGCTTCCGGCCGGCACCAGCTCGGGCCACGATGGCCAGGCCCACGCCCTCGAATGAAGTCCAGGTGCACCCGGCCCAGCAGGGCTCGGATGTGGTGATGGACATCCAGGAGCGCCAGCGGCTGCTCTACATGATGGCCGCCGTCGCCGCCGCGGATGGGACCGTCACCAGCGCCGAGCGGCGGATGCTGAAGCTGTGCGCGGAGCGGTGGAACGTGGAATGGGCCCAGGTCGAGATGGCCCTGAACGCCGGGCCACAGCTCTTCGACCGGCTCATGACGCGAGGCAGCCCCGAGGCCGAGGTGTTCCTGCGCAACATCGTCGAGGTCGCGCTGGTGGACGGCCGCATCGACCGCAAGGAGCGGCGGATGCTCGAGGCCGCCGCCGCCCACCTGGGCCTCCAGGAACAGCTGGCGGCGATGCTCGACGGCCGCTGA
- a CDS encoding enoyl-CoA hydratase-related protein: protein MPEFKVDARGAIEIWTIDGEGRRNAISRAMLQELGALVERVSSGHQVRAVVITGAGDKAFCAGADLKERAGMSENDVRAFLEGLRRTLRAIEKSDCVFIAAVNGAAFGGGTELALACDLRVAAPAAELGLTEVKLGIIPGGGGTQRLTRLVGPGRAKDLILTARRLNAAEAFAMGLVNRLAPEGHLLEVAHTLAESVVENAPIAVATAKHAIDEGTGLELDDALALELRKYEEVLKTEDRLEGLRAFAEKRPPVYKGR, encoded by the coding sequence ATGCCGGAATTCAAGGTCGACGCACGCGGAGCCATCGAGATCTGGACCATTGACGGCGAGGGCCGCCGCAATGCCATCAGCCGCGCGATGCTCCAGGAGCTGGGAGCACTCGTCGAGCGCGTGTCCTCGGGGCACCAGGTGCGCGCGGTGGTCATCACCGGTGCGGGCGACAAGGCCTTCTGCGCGGGCGCGGACCTCAAGGAGCGCGCCGGCATGTCCGAGAACGACGTCCGCGCGTTCCTGGAGGGGCTGCGCCGGACCCTCCGTGCCATCGAGAAGAGCGACTGCGTCTTCATCGCCGCCGTCAACGGCGCGGCCTTCGGTGGCGGCACGGAGCTGGCGCTCGCGTGTGACTTGCGCGTGGCGGCCCCGGCGGCGGAGCTGGGCCTGACGGAAGTGAAGCTGGGCATCATCCCCGGAGGTGGCGGCACGCAGCGCCTGACGAGGTTGGTGGGACCGGGCCGCGCCAAGGACCTCATCCTCACGGCGCGCCGGCTCAACGCGGCCGAGGCCTTCGCCATGGGATTGGTCAACCGGCTCGCGCCCGAGGGACACCTCCTGGAGGTGGCACACACCCTGGCCGAGTCCGTGGTGGAGAACGCGCCCATCGCGGTCGCCACCGCCAAGCACGCCATCGACGAAGGCACGGGCCTGGAGCTGGATGACGCCCTCGCGCTGGAGCTGCGCAAGTACGAGGAGGTCCTCAAGACGGAGGACCGGCTCGAGGGGCTGCGCGCGTTCGCGGAGAAGCGCCCGCCCGTCTACAAGGGACGCTGA
- a CDS encoding YtxH domain-containing protein produces MFARKKAMWTAKGLAKSELYRKWMAHKLLNELPRVARERWEDFDPDDALRHVGLRTYRPGRSGVGGLGLFLLGAVAGGVAALLLAPKTGDDFRTTVKDKAMGYMNKQNIGLAPEKSASA; encoded by the coding sequence ATGTTCGCGAGAAAAAAGGCGATGTGGACGGCGAAGGGATTGGCCAAGAGCGAGCTGTACCGCAAGTGGATGGCCCACAAACTCCTCAACGAGCTTCCGCGCGTGGCCCGGGAACGCTGGGAGGACTTCGATCCGGATGATGCACTGCGGCACGTGGGCCTGAGGACCTACAGGCCTGGACGCTCGGGCGTGGGCGGCCTTGGGCTGTTCCTCCTGGGCGCGGTGGCGGGCGGCGTCGCCGCGCTGCTGCTCGCGCCGAAGACGGGCGATGACTTCCGCACCACCGTCAAGGACAAGGCCATGGGCTACATGAACAAGCAGAACATCGGCCTGGCGCCGGAGAAGAGCGCCAGCGCCTGA
- a CDS encoding acyl-CoA carboxylase subunit beta: MSQDSKLLEKIAQVEKGGASKYHAKNQEAGKLFARERIRLLVDEGSFVEDAKLANNLDPELPSDGVVIGLGKVSGRTVAIMANDSTVKAGSWGARTVEKILRIQETARSLRCPLLYLVDSAGARITDQVEMFPGRRGAGRIFYNEVHMSGDVPQVCLLFGPSAAGGAYIPAFCDLVIMVDGNASMYLGSPRMAEMVIGEKVTLEEMGGAKMHCSISGCGDVLVKTEQEAIAAAKKYLGFFPENCSQLPPRDEPKAPKASGKKVEEIVPVDQNKPFDMHALITELIDEGSWFEVKKLFAQELITGLARIDGRPVGIVANQPKYKGGVLFVDSADKAARFIWLCDAFNIPLLYLADVPGFMIGTKVERAGIIRSGAKMISAVSEASVPRICVVVRKAYGAGLYAMSGPGFAPEATLALPGAMIAVMGPEAAVNAVYYNKIQELPEAERPAFVQKLRDEYKADVDIYKLASELVIDDIVPGDRLRNELTQRYGLYAQRQTPRAEKKHGVYPV; this comes from the coding sequence ATGTCCCAAGACTCGAAGCTGCTGGAGAAGATCGCCCAGGTGGAGAAGGGGGGCGCGTCGAAGTACCACGCGAAGAACCAGGAGGCCGGCAAGCTGTTCGCCCGCGAGCGCATCCGCTTGCTCGTCGACGAGGGCTCCTTCGTGGAGGACGCGAAGCTCGCCAACAACCTGGACCCGGAGCTGCCCTCGGACGGCGTCGTCATCGGCCTGGGCAAGGTGTCGGGCCGCACCGTGGCCATCATGGCCAACGACTCCACGGTGAAGGCCGGGAGCTGGGGCGCCCGCACGGTGGAGAAGATCCTCCGCATCCAGGAGACCGCCCGCTCGCTGCGCTGCCCGTTGCTCTACCTGGTGGACTCCGCGGGTGCCCGCATCACGGACCAGGTGGAGATGTTCCCAGGCCGCCGCGGTGCCGGACGCATCTTCTACAACGAGGTGCACATGTCCGGGGACGTGCCCCAGGTGTGCTTGCTCTTCGGGCCCTCGGCGGCGGGTGGCGCGTACATCCCGGCCTTCTGCGACCTGGTCATCATGGTGGACGGCAACGCCTCCATGTACCTGGGCAGCCCGCGCATGGCGGAGATGGTCATCGGCGAGAAGGTGACGCTGGAGGAGATGGGCGGCGCGAAGATGCACTGCTCCATCTCCGGCTGTGGCGACGTGCTGGTGAAGACGGAGCAGGAAGCCATCGCCGCGGCGAAGAAGTACCTGGGCTTCTTTCCGGAGAACTGCAGCCAACTGCCTCCCCGCGACGAGCCGAAGGCGCCCAAGGCCAGCGGGAAGAAGGTGGAGGAGATCGTCCCGGTCGACCAGAACAAGCCCTTCGACATGCACGCGCTCATCACCGAGCTCATCGACGAGGGGAGCTGGTTCGAGGTGAAGAAGCTCTTCGCGCAGGAGCTCATCACGGGCCTGGCGCGCATCGACGGGCGCCCGGTGGGCATCGTCGCCAACCAGCCCAAGTACAAAGGCGGCGTGCTCTTCGTCGACAGCGCCGACAAGGCCGCGCGCTTCATCTGGCTGTGCGACGCCTTCAACATCCCGCTGCTCTATCTGGCGGACGTGCCGGGCTTCATGATCGGCACCAAGGTGGAGCGTGCGGGCATCATCCGCTCGGGCGCGAAGATGATCTCCGCCGTGTCCGAGGCCAGCGTGCCCCGCATCTGCGTCGTCGTGCGCAAGGCCTATGGTGCCGGCCTCTACGCCATGAGCGGCCCGGGCTTCGCTCCGGAGGCCACCCTGGCGCTCCCCGGCGCGATGATCGCCGTCATGGGCCCGGAGGCGGCCGTCAACGCCGTCTACTACAACAAGATTCAAGAGCTGCCCGAGGCCGAGCGCCCCGCCTTCGTCCAGAAGCTCCGCGACGAGTACAAGGCGGACGTCGACATCTACAAGCTGGCCAGCGAGCTGGTCATCGACGACATCGTCCCGGGAGACCGGCTGCGGAACGAGCTGACCCAGCGCTATGGCCTGTACGCCCAGCGCCAGACACCCCGCGCCGAGAAGAAACACGGCGTCTATCCCGTTTGA
- a CDS encoding acyl-CoA dehydrogenase family protein: protein MDFELPESHRALQSSLRDFCERQVKPYAGQWDKEEKFPMEVVRELGQLGVMGILVGEKYGGAAMDSLAVAVAVEEIARYDGSLALTVASHNGLGTSHLRVFGNAAQHEKFLPKLATGEYLGAWGLTEPGSGSDASGMKTTAVRQGNDWVLNGTKMFITQGTVGDVFVVLAMTAPEKRQKGITAFLLEKGMPGFSQRAIHGKLGMRSSDTAELILENVVVPDSSRVGEVNHGFIDTMKILDRGRITIGALAVGLARGALEESVRYSKERTAFGQPISEFQALRWMMADMKTETDAARLLVHRAARLADAGQPYSREAAMAKLFASEVAMRASSKAVQIHGGYGYTREFPVERYLRDAKLCEIGEGTSEIQRTIIARETFKGA, encoded by the coding sequence ATGGACTTTGAACTTCCCGAGAGTCATCGCGCCCTCCAGTCCTCCCTCCGAGACTTCTGCGAACGCCAGGTGAAGCCGTACGCCGGCCAGTGGGACAAGGAGGAGAAGTTCCCCATGGAAGTGGTGCGCGAGCTGGGGCAGCTCGGCGTCATGGGCATCCTCGTCGGGGAGAAGTACGGCGGGGCGGCCATGGACTCGCTCGCCGTGGCGGTGGCCGTGGAGGAGATCGCCCGCTACGACGGTTCGCTGGCCCTGACGGTGGCCAGCCACAACGGCCTGGGCACCAGCCACCTGCGCGTCTTCGGCAACGCCGCGCAGCACGAGAAGTTCCTGCCCAAGCTGGCCACGGGTGAGTACCTGGGCGCGTGGGGCCTGACGGAGCCGGGCTCTGGCTCGGACGCGTCGGGGATGAAGACGACCGCGGTGCGCCAGGGCAATGACTGGGTGCTCAACGGCACCAAGATGTTCATCACCCAGGGCACCGTGGGCGATGTCTTCGTGGTGCTCGCGATGACGGCCCCGGAGAAGCGGCAGAAGGGCATCACCGCGTTCCTGCTGGAGAAGGGCATGCCGGGGTTCAGCCAGCGTGCCATTCACGGCAAGCTGGGCATGCGCTCGTCGGACACGGCGGAGCTCATCCTGGAGAACGTGGTCGTCCCCGACTCGAGCCGCGTGGGCGAGGTGAACCATGGGTTCATCGACACGATGAAGATCCTCGACCGCGGCCGCATCACCATCGGCGCGCTGGCCGTGGGCCTGGCCCGGGGCGCGTTGGAGGAGTCGGTGCGGTACTCGAAGGAGCGCACCGCGTTCGGCCAGCCCATCTCGGAGTTCCAGGCGCTGCGCTGGATGATGGCGGACATGAAGACGGAGACGGACGCAGCGCGGCTGCTCGTCCACCGCGCGGCGCGGCTGGCCGACGCGGGACAGCCGTACTCGCGTGAGGCCGCGATGGCGAAGCTGTTCGCCTCCGAGGTCGCCATGCGCGCCAGCTCCAAGGCGGTGCAGATCCACGGCGGCTACGGCTACACCCGCGAATTCCCGGTCGAGCGCTACCTGCGCGACGCCAAACTGTGTGAAATTGGCGAGGGAACGAGCGAGATCCAACGCACCATCATCGCGAGAGAGACCTTCAAAGGGGCTTGA
- the rnc gene encoding ribonuclease III — MEKLSVAERVETLEKRLGLVFSRREVALEALTHKTYVNESRDKDLKDNQRLEFLGDSVVNLAVSHRLMDRFPGVSEGDLTKMRARVVNEDGLARVARSIPLGDLLLLGRGELQSGGREKNSVLADALEAVFAAVYLCAGLETAAALVDRYFAELLDEVSSGQGRLDYKTLLQEMAHEKLKLSPRYRVVSEAGPEHSKVFEVELTLGDAPLARASGRSKKEAEQSAAQATLERLKREAAATPEAGAEPPTAPTPEVPPGDTLA, encoded by the coding sequence GTGGAGAAGCTGAGTGTGGCGGAGCGGGTGGAGACCCTGGAGAAGCGTCTGGGGCTGGTGTTCTCGCGCAGGGAGGTCGCGCTAGAGGCCCTCACCCACAAGACGTATGTCAATGAGTCGCGGGACAAGGACCTCAAGGACAACCAGAGGTTGGAGTTCCTGGGCGACTCGGTGGTGAACCTCGCGGTGAGCCACCGGCTGATGGACCGCTTCCCGGGTGTCTCGGAGGGCGACCTCACCAAGATGCGCGCCCGGGTGGTCAATGAGGACGGGCTGGCCCGGGTGGCTCGGAGCATCCCCTTGGGGGACCTGCTGCTGCTGGGCCGGGGCGAGCTGCAGTCGGGCGGACGCGAGAAGAACTCCGTACTGGCGGACGCCTTGGAGGCCGTCTTCGCCGCCGTCTACCTGTGTGCGGGCCTGGAGACGGCGGCGGCGCTCGTGGACCGCTACTTCGCGGAGCTCCTGGACGAGGTCTCCAGTGGCCAAGGCCGCCTGGACTACAAGACGCTCCTCCAGGAGATGGCCCACGAGAAGCTGAAGCTGTCGCCTCGCTATCGGGTGGTGTCCGAGGCGGGGCCGGAGCACTCCAAGGTCTTCGAAGTGGAGCTCACCCTGGGGGATGCCCCCCTGGCGCGAGCCTCCGGGCGCAGCAAGAAGGAGGCGGAGCAGAGCGCCGCGCAGGCGACGCTGGAGCGCCTCAAGCGAGAGGCCGCCGCGACGCCCGAGGCGGGGGCGGAGCCCCCCACGGCTCCCACCCCGGAAGTGCCTCCGGGCGACACCTTGGCGTGA
- a CDS encoding peptidylprolyl isomerase → MRSSSSLRLTFALVACLVAGSAVAQQTAVARGKWSKRVESGKDVYATLKTSQGDITVRLFSKDAPKTVTNFVALASGEKEWRDPKSGAMSRKALYDGTVFHRVIPGFMIQGGDPTGTGSGDPGYRFEDEFQSGRTFDKPGLLAMANRGPGTNGSQFFITTSTPDHLTNRHTIFGEVVKGYEVVEKIGTLPRDNRDRPQTPVVLTRVVLSEKPPVGMVVPQGPAADAPVKPVMAPKRKDEAEGQRRMTR, encoded by the coding sequence ATGCGCTCCTCTTCCTCCCTCCGGCTGACGTTCGCGTTGGTGGCCTGCCTCGTGGCGGGATCCGCCGTCGCGCAGCAGACAGCGGTGGCTCGTGGAAAGTGGAGCAAGCGGGTGGAGTCCGGCAAGGACGTCTACGCCACCCTCAAGACGAGCCAGGGGGACATCACCGTCCGGCTCTTCTCCAAGGACGCACCCAAGACGGTGACGAACTTCGTGGCGTTGGCGTCGGGTGAGAAGGAGTGGCGGGATCCGAAGTCCGGAGCGATGTCTCGCAAGGCGCTCTATGACGGGACCGTGTTCCACCGCGTCATCCCGGGCTTCATGATTCAGGGTGGAGACCCGACGGGCACGGGCAGTGGAGACCCGGGGTACCGCTTCGAGGACGAGTTCCAGAGCGGGAGGACCTTCGACAAGCCGGGCCTGTTGGCCATGGCGAACCGGGGGCCGGGGACCAACGGCAGCCAGTTCTTCATCACCACGAGCACGCCGGACCACCTGACGAACCGGCACACCATCTTCGGCGAGGTGGTGAAGGGGTATGAGGTGGTGGAGAAGATTGGCACGCTGCCGCGCGACAACCGGGACCGGCCGCAGACGCCGGTGGTGCTCACCCGGGTGGTGTTGAGCGAGAAGCCGCCCGTGGGGATGGTTGTTCCCCAGGGGCCGGCGGCGGACGCGCCCGTGAAGCCGGTGATGGCGCCGAAGCGGAAGGACGAAGCAGAAGGGCAAAGACGGATGACAAGGTGA